One Pseudonocardia sediminis DNA window includes the following coding sequences:
- the couO gene encoding 4-hydroxyphenyl-beta-ketoacyl-CoA hydrolase, with product MDFDALDAVDMHVHVEQDDHGCFSLDQELLDASAAYFRSGQERTPTIEYIAAYYRERNTAAVVFTVDAMAGTGHPALSSEEIADAAAAHADVLIPFGSVDPHAGKAAVARVRRLVADHGVRGFKFHPSLQAFEPNDTAFYPLYDAIAEAGVPALFHTGQTGIGAGLPGGRGIKLRYSDPMLLDDVAADHPDLTIVLAHPSVPWQDEAISIATHKSNVYIDLSGWSPKYFPPQLVRAANSMLRHKVLFGSDFPVITPDRWRADFDALDIKPEVRPLILKENARRVLGA from the coding sequence ATGGACTTCGACGCCCTCGACGCCGTCGACATGCACGTGCACGTCGAGCAGGACGATCACGGCTGCTTCTCCCTGGACCAGGAGCTGCTCGACGCCTCTGCGGCCTACTTCCGGTCCGGCCAGGAGCGCACGCCGACGATCGAGTACATCGCCGCGTACTACCGCGAGCGCAACACCGCGGCCGTCGTGTTCACCGTCGACGCGATGGCGGGTACCGGGCACCCTGCCCTGTCCAGTGAGGAGATCGCCGACGCCGCCGCGGCACACGCCGACGTCCTGATCCCGTTCGGGTCGGTGGACCCGCACGCCGGCAAGGCCGCCGTCGCCCGCGTGCGGCGGCTCGTCGCCGACCACGGGGTGCGCGGCTTCAAGTTCCACCCGAGCCTGCAGGCGTTCGAGCCGAACGACACCGCGTTCTACCCGCTCTACGACGCGATCGCCGAGGCCGGGGTGCCGGCGCTGTTCCACACCGGCCAGACCGGGATCGGTGCCGGGCTGCCCGGCGGGCGCGGGATCAAGCTGCGCTACTCCGACCCGATGCTGCTCGACGACGTCGCCGCCGACCACCCGGACCTGACGATCGTCCTGGCCCACCCGTCGGTGCCCTGGCAGGACGAGGCGATCTCGATCGCCACGCACAAGTCCAACGTCTACATCGACCTGTCCGGCTGGTCGCCCAAGTACTTTCCGCCGCAGCTCGTCCGGGCGGCGAACTCGATGCTGCGGCACAAGGTGCTCTTCGGGTCGGATTTCCCCGTGATCACCCCGGACCGCTGGCGCGCCGACTTCGACGCCCTCGACATCAAGCCGGAGGTCCGCCCGCTGATCCTGAAGGAGAACGCCCGCCGGGTCCTGG